TCGGGTCGTAGGAAAAAACGGAAAGCTTGAAACCATTCTGCCCTTCCGGCTTCGCGTGACAGGAACCCGCGTTGCACCCCGCCCGATTCAACACCGGCAGCACATCCCGCACAAAACTGAGCGGTTCTTCAACGCTTTCAGCGGTCCCTCGCCTTTTGGACGCGGTCTTGGCAACGCGATGTTCGGGCCCGTGGTCCGGCTCCGTCTTCGGCGGGGGTGATGCGTCCACCCGGGCCGCGGCCTCGAAATCTTTCGGTTCGAGCTTGCCCAAAAGCTTGCCCTCCTTATCCCAAATCCGGACCGTGCCGGCCTGTGTTCCCGCGAAGACTCTTGAACCGTCCGGGGAGGCTTCCAGGCTGGACACCGGGTCTTCCAGGTCGCCGATTTTCTTTTCATTTCCGGTGGCGGAGCTTTGTTCGCCGGAATGGACCTTCAGATCGGTGTATCGATAAACCCCTCCGTCTTCCGAACTGGCGAAAAGCATGGAGTGGGCGTGCGGCCATCTCAGGCCGCTCAGACCGGCGCGATGATTCCCGGGCGTGACGGCCTTCTCACGGGTTCGCAAATCGTAGATTTTGAGCGCTTTGTCCGCACCCCCGGTGGCGAGTTGAGTGGCATTCGTGTTGAATGCGACCCCAAGAACTTGAGCGGTGTGGCCCTCCAGCACGGCGATCTCCTTGCCCGAATCGAACTCCCAGACACGCGCGACCTTGTCCCCGCCCGCCGTCGCCAGCCACTTACCGTCGGCGCTGAGATCGAGCGCAAAGACCGAGTCGGCGTGTGCCTTCCACGAACGCGCCACCCTGGGCTCCGACCCTTCCACCACACGAACGAATCCTTCCCGGCGCGCGCCCTCGTCCGCGATCAGAAGGGATCCGGAGGGCGCGTGCCATTTCATCGCCAGGATGCGTCCGGAAAGGGAATGGGTGAGCGTGCTGGAAATTCCGGATCCGGGGGACGCCGGATTGATCCACAAGACACGGCGAAACCCGCCGGCGGCGATGCGCTTGCCCTCCTCGACCCAAGCCAGCGATTCAAGGGTTTCCTCCAATCGAATCACCCGGGTTTTCAAGGTGACTACGGAGGTGTCCACCTGGGCGAGAAACAAGTCGCGTCCTCGCGCCACGGCTAATTGGCGTCCATCGGGCGAAACGGCCAGAGCGTGGACCGGACGATAGGAATCGGGATTGGGCAGCAACACCACGCTCTTGGGCGGTGGCTCCGCCAGGAACGCTTCCCTATCCCAGGGGGCCCCTTGTTGAAGCCAGGCGCGAAGGGTTCGAATCTCGGCGGATCCCAATTGTTTCTTCGGCGGCATGTGCGGGTCACCGGATGGGGCCAGGACCTTGAGCAGCATGCTCGATTCCGGTGATTTCCTTTTGACGACGGGTCCGTTTTCGGAGCCCTTTTTCAAGCCTTCCGCGCTCGTCAGATCCAGGCCGCCCTTGCGTTTGCTGCTGTTGTGGCAACTCGCACATTCGTCGCGGAGGAGGCGCATGGCTTCGGCGGCCGGTCCGGACACCGGGGCCGATGCGGCCAGGGAAGACCCGGTCCACAGCCAGCCGAGGCCGGCCGCGCACCAAAGCAAACCGGCCAGGATGGGGCGGGTCATACGAAGATTTATAGCAGACCTGATTTCGACCGGTAAACCTTGTTCTTGCGAGAATCTCAGACGGCCCGGAAGGAACGCGGTCGAGCTCTGCGGGGCACATACCTGCAACCCTTGCGCGGGGAGGGACGCGTTCCACCGCGTCCCCAATGCCCTTGAGGATGGGTGAAGTCCGACGAACTTGCTCTGTTCCGCTGGCGATTCGGGTTGCCAGCGCGGGCTTTCTTCTCACCCACCGGGCTGCGCGTTGCGGGAACGAGACCGGGCGGGCCAGGATGGGTTCGTCGCGAAGAAATCGTTCGAGTTCCTCCGCAAGTTCCAACGCGGTGCCAAATCGGCGGGCCGGTTCCTTTTCCAGGCACTTGAGGCAGATGGTTTCCAAGTCACGCGGGATGCCGGAATCCAACTGGCGGGGCGGGACCGGTTCCCGTTCGCGTACGGACATCAGCGTTGCCTCGACGGACGATCCGACGAAAGGCGGATGCCCGGTCAGCAGGTGGTAGAGGATCGCTCCGAGCCCGTAGAGGTCCGAGGCGGGACCGATGCGATCCGTTTCGCCGTTCACCTGTTCGGGCGGCATGAAGTTCGGCGAGCCCAGAGTTTCCCCGGACCTTGTGAGGTCCGAATCCTCCGCCAGGATTTTCGCGAGGCCGAAGTCGGTGACCCGGGGTTCGTCGGCAGGGTCGATGAGCACGTTCGAAGGTTTGAGATCGCGGTGGAGGATGCCCCGGGCATGGGCGGAAGCTTCCGCCTTCCGGTTTTCGCCGCTTGAAGCCAGACTTTCCATGGGTCCCGGCTTCTGGCTAAATCGCCGCACTCATGGTGAAACTCGCGGTTGCCGTCTGGTTCATCCTGGCGCTTGGCTTAGGCTTGAGCGCGCAGCCCGCTGAGTCGAATCAAGTTCTGGACTTGGACGGAAGCGGCGCTTTCGTCGAACTTCCCTCGGCGGCCATGGAGGGTCTTTCCGAGCTCACCGTCGATTTTTGGGCGCGGTGGCGGCGGTTCGACCCCATTCCCCAGCGCGTCTTCAACTTTGGCGCTCCGTTGCGTGATATCAGCGTTGCCGCCCAGCCGGGAGGTGGTCTTTGGTTCGTGAAGGCGGGTTCACGCGGCGAACTGTTCCAACTGCGGCAGGCCCTCATCCTTCAATCCAACCTTTGGCATCACATCACGGCCACCTCCGCAGGGGATGCGCCTTTATCTGAATGGATCCCTCGTTGGTTTCCATCCCCACTCAGCCGGTCCTGATTCCCTGGGGACCGGCTTGAAGTTCTACCTTGGCCAGACGACCACCCGCAACGATCCGCCGGTCCGATTCGACGGGCAGATCGACGAATTCCGGGTTTGGTCCAGGCAGTTGGACCCTGCCGCCGTTGCCTCCCTGCCGGGGTTGGTTCCTTCGCGCGACGACCCCCGGCTGCGGGCGCGATGGTCGTTCGACGGCCGGTCGCTGCGGGACTCGGCCCCGGGCCAGTTTCATGGCGAGGCGCACGGAGAGGCTCGCTTTGTCCCCGAGAAACCCGTGCTGGCTTCGGACTGGGTGGCGCCGACCCTGGCGCGCGTGCAGGTTCTCGACCGGAGGGGCGTGCCGTTGCGCTCGATTGTGGTGGAGCTATGGCACCACGATCAGTTGAGGCAGGATTTTTTGCTCGGGCGCGACGGACAATTCCTGGTGACCGCCCCCCGGCCCGGTGGAGTGTTGCGCATGCGGGTTTTGCATCCCGAATTCAGCACGAATGTGGTGGAGGCTCGATTTCTTCCCGGTCTCGAAACGCAGTTCGATTTTCAGGCTCCGGGCACCAAGGCGGATGATCCGAAGCCGGGGCGGGATCCGCTGGCGTTGGAGCGTTACGCCGAGGCCTTCAGCCGGCTTGTGGCGCGTGATCCCACCGTCCTGAACACCCTGGACGCGGCTGATTTTGTGCCGCTGATGGAACGGACGGACCGGCTCCTGCCGATATTGCTCAATCGACTCGACCATGGCGCCACGGATCAGCGCCGGTTCAGCATGTTCGTGCTGGGGCAAATGGGACAGCTTACGGTGGGCG
The nucleotide sequence above comes from Verrucomicrobiota bacterium. Encoded proteins:
- a CDS encoding serine/threonine protein kinase translates to MESLASSGENRKAEASAHARGILHRDLKPSNVLIDPADEPRVTDFGLAKILAEDSDLTRSGETLGSPNFMPPEQVNGETDRIGPASDLYGLGAILYHLLTGHPPFVGSSVEATLMSVREREPVPPRQLDSGIPRDLETICLKCLEKEPARRFGTALELAEELERFLRDEPILARPVSFPQRAARWVRRKPALATRIASGTEQVRRTSPILKGIGDAVERVPPRARVAGMCPAELDRVPSGPSEILARTRFTGRNQVCYKSSYDPPHPGRFALVRGRPRLAVDRVFPGRIGPGVRTGRRSHAPPPRRMCELPQQQQTQGRPGSDERGRLEKGLRKRTRRQKEITGIEHAAQGPGPIR
- a CDS encoding LamG domain-containing protein, whose amino-acid sequence is MVKLAVAVWFILALGLGLSAQPAESNQVLDLDGSGAFVELPSAAMEGLSELTVDFWARWRRFDPIPQRVFNFGAPLRDISVAAQPGGGLWFVKAGSRGELFQLRQALILQSNLWHHITATSAGDAPLSEWIPRWFPSPLSRS